The DNA segment CTGAACATAGAATAGAAGTTTTAGATAAAGAGAAACATGGAATAGGGGTTCTAAATCTATTTAATAAATGGGTTAAAGATAGAACAACTTATATGCCAAAAGAGGAAGTTGAAGTCTTTTTAGATGGTATATATTTTGAGAGATTTGCAATTAAAAGATTGATAAATGATTATGAAAATCTTGATGTTGTAGGACTTGTTATCTATATAAATGATGAGATAAAAGGTTTTACAGTTGGTGAGAGAATTAACGAATCAACTGCAAGTGTTATTATTGAAAAAACAGATTTTGAAATACTTGGTTGTGCACAATTTATTTTCAGGGAATTTACAAAAATTCTAAAAGATAAATATGATGTTGAGTATGTTAACGTTGGTGATGATATGGGATTTGAAAACTTGAAAAAAGTTAAAATGTCATATAGACCAAATAAATTAGTTCCAAAATATACAATATACCAAAAATGAAAATCGAAAAAGCAACAAAGAGTGATGTAAAAACACTCTTTGAAATTGAAAAAAATGTCTTTTTAGGTGATATTATGGCTTTAGATTTAAGCTCATTTTATTATCATGTAAAAAAAAACAATCTATATAAAGTAGTTATTGAAAACAAAATTGCAGGGTATATTTTGTGGTTAAATAGAAAACATTTTTATAGATTGTACTCTTTGGCAATTTTAGATGAGTTTAGAGGTTTGGGTATCGCATCAAAACTTTTAGAGTTTAGTTTAGAAAAACTAAAAGACAAAAATATGCAGCTTGAAGTTAGAAAATCTAATTTTAAAGCTATAAAATTGTATGAGAAGTTTGGTTTTAAAGTAGCAAAAGAGCTTAGAGATTATTATGAAGATGAAGATGGGCTTTTAATGAGATTGGAAAGATAATCTTTCCAACTCTTAAACTCTACAGCTTCCAAAAAGATTGTTTATCTTTTCAACTCTGCCTTCATGTCTTCCACCTTCAAAAGAGGCTTTATCCCATGCATCAACAATAGCTTCAACCATACCATATCCAGAAACTCTCTCCCCAAGACATAATACATTTGCATCATTGTGTTCTCTTGCCATTTTTGCAGAGTATTCATTGTGACAAAGGGCTGCTCTAATTCCATCAAATTTATTTGCTGCCATAGACATACCAATGCCTGAACCACAGATTAAAATTCCTTTGCTTCCCTCATTTGCAAGAACCTCTTTACAAACTTTTGCAGCAAAATCTGGATAATCAACTCTATCTTTTGAAAAAGGACCCATATCAACTACTTCATGACCTCTTTTTTCAAACAACTCTTTTACATAAGCTTTAATATCAATACCTGCGTGATCAGCACCAATAAAGTATTTCATTAATATATTCCCTTTTCATGATTTATTTCTAATTTTTTACCTTCCATATATTTTTCAATGCTGCTAACACTTCTAAAGACTCTATCCCATCTAATCTCTTTGTCTTCACTCCAAGAGAAGTAGATAAACCAAGGTTTTCCTACAATATATTTGTATTCAACTGTTCCCCAAAATCTTGAATCATTTGAGTGATCTCTATTATCACCCATCATAAAAAATTCACCTTGTGGTATTTGTATTGGAAGCATATCAAAAAGTTGATATGGTTGAAGCCCATCTTTAGTAACTGCTGGATCATTATGAATTCCAGGATGATCTTTTCTATATGGATCAACAATAAAAAGTTTTCCACTAATTTCCACTACTTGTTGATCTTTATAGTTCTCTTTTACAAACTCATTACCTTCACTTGGGTGTAGTAATAGATGTTTGTCTTTAAGAGCAATAATATCTCCACCTGTTGCTACACATCTTTTCACATAATGAATTGCATCATTTCCTGGATATCTGAAAACAACAATATCACCTCTTTGAGGTTTATCTCCATCTATTAAGTGACCATTTCCTTTTAAATCGGGGAATACTGGTATTTCAAGCCAAGGAATTCTTGGAACAGGAACTCCATAAGAGAATTTTTTTACAAAAAGCATATCACCAATTAAAAGAGTGTTTTTCATACTTCCACTTGGTATTACAAAAGCTTGTGCAACAAAAAATATAATAGCTAAAACTATTATAACAGTTCCTGTCCATGAACTAGACCATCTATAAATTTTTCCTAACATTTAACTACTTTCTTTTATCTCTAAGCTTTGCAGCTTTAATTGTATTTTTTAGAAGCATTGCAATGGTCATTGGTCCAACTCCACCTGGAACAGGAGTGATATAAGAGCATTTATTTTTGCACCCTTCAAAGTCTGCATCTCCAACAAGTTTTCCATTTTCTAATCTATTTATACCAACATCAATAAGCGTTGCACCTTCACTTATCATATCAGGAGTTACAAGGTTTACTCTTCCTGCTGCAACAATAATAATGTCAGCTCTTAATGTATGGGCTTTTAAATCTTTTGTTTTTGAGTTACACACTTCAACCGTAGCTTTTGCATTGATTAAAAGTGAAGCCATAGGTTTTCCAACAATATCAGAAGAACCAATTACACACACATTTTTTCCTACTAAATCTATATTATACTCTTGGAACATTCTCATTACTCCAAAAGGGGTTGCAGGTAAAAATGCATCTAAGTTTGACACCATTCTTCCTACATTATAAGGATGGAATCCATCTACATCTTTTAGTGGATTGATTGCTTCTAAGACAGTAGTTGTGTCAATATGTTTTGGTAGCGGCAGTTGAACTAAAATACCATCCAATTTAGAGTCGTTATTCATCTTTTCTATTAAACTTAAAAGTTCCTCTTGTGTTGTAGAAGAGGGTCTTGTGTGTACTTCTGAATAGATACCTGCATTTTCGCAAGCTTTGTGTTTGCTATTTACATAAGTTGCACTAGCTGCATCATCACCAACTAAAACAACAGCTAATCCAGGAGTGATTTGTTTAGTTTTTTGAAGTTCTTCAACTTCAACTTTCACCTCTTCTTTAATCTTTGCTGATAGAGCTTTACCATCAAGTATTGTCATGCTTATTAGCCTCATATATATTTAATTTTAGGGTGCTATAATATCCAAAAAAGTTTTACACAAAGGTTAAGATTGAAACTTACACTTTTATTGTTTCTTTTCCCACTTTTTCTCTTTTGTAAAGAGGACGATAACTCTTTTATTACTAAATTTGAATATGGTGCTATGCTTTATGAAAATCCAAGGGGAATAGGGTGCGTCAAATGTCATGAAAAGGGAGATAAAGATGTTCTTATTGCCCAATATAGTGAGTTTGACAAAAAAAGTAAAGGAATGAAAATGAAATCAATTATTGCACCAGCTATAAACAGGGTAAGTTTTCAACTCTTTATAGATAAGATGACAGCAGATAAAACTGACTCTAAAATTATGCCCACATACTTTTTAACAGATGAAGAACTAAAATCTCTATATTATTACATTAAAAATATAAATAAAAAGTAGCTTAAACAAATTTTAAACTTAAATTAAATATAATCACGCTCTTAATTTTAAAACAAAGGAAAGTTATGTTAGAGGGTATCAAAAGAGATAGTATGACAAAACAAGAGACTAAATCTTTAAGAAGAGATGGTTACTTAATTGCTAATATCTATGGTAAAGGTTTAGAAAACGTTAATGCTGCATTTAAAAGAAATGACTTCATTAAATATTTAAAAAATAAAGCTTCAGTTGCATTTGATGTAAATGTTAGCGGAAATGTATTAAAAGTAGTAGTTCAAGAGTATCAAAAAGATCCAGTTACATCTGATTTATTACACGTTGATTTAATGGTTGCACAACCAGGTGTTAGAACTTCTTATAAAGTTCCTGTAACAGTTGAAGGTACACCAAAAGGTTTAAAAAACAAAGGTCTTTTCATTTTCCATAAGAAAAGAATTCCAGTAAAATGTACAATTGAAAACTTACCAACATCTTTCCATTTACAAATTGCTGACCTTGATACAGGTGACTCTATTTTAATTAGAGATATTTCTATGCCAGAAGGTGTTGATTGTTTCTTAGACCCAAGAGTACCAGTTGTGGGTGTAATTAAAGCTAAGTAATTTAATTAAAAATGTACTTAATCGTTGGCCTTGGTAATATAGGGGAAAAATACCAGTTAACAAGGCATAACGTAGGTTTTTTAATCATCGATGAGATGATTAAAGGCCAAAACTCTTCAAATATAAACAAATCAAATTTCAAAGCAGATGTTTACAAAGTAGGTTATAATCTATTTGCAAAACCAAAAACTTATATGAATCTTTCAGGTGAAGCTGTAATTGGAATAAAAGAGTATTATAAAATTGATATTGAAAATATTATTGTAATTCATGATGATTTGGATTTACCATTTGGAACTGTAAAGTTTAAAATAGGTGGTGGGCATTGTGGTCATAATGGTTTAAGATCAATTGATTCACACATAGGAAAAGAGTATATAAGGGTTAGAGTAGGTATTGGAAAGCCTCTTAATAAAGAAGATGTTTCAAACTATGTATTATCAAACTTTTCAAAAGAAGAATTAAATAAATTAGAAGGTATAATCACCCATACAATTTCTGCAATTGATGCCCTCAAAGGTGGTGAATCAATAAACGAAGTTAAATCAAAATTTACGTTGAAATAAGATGAGCATCCTAACAAAATATATATTAAAAAAATATTTTTTACACTTTTTTATTGTTCTTATGTCTCTAGAACTCTTTTTTGTGGGGATGGATTTTCTTCAAAATTCAGGAAAACTTCCTAGTTCTGCAAACTTACAACTACTATATTTAATGTATAATGGATTTTTTACTCTTACATTAACTTTGCCTTTGTCTCTTGTTTTTGGATGGATTTTAACTCTGGTTATTTTTGTAAGAAACAATGAGTTAGTAGCTTTTACCTCTTTAGGAGCAAAACGATTTAATATCTATTTCCCTATTATTGTTATCTCTTTAATCCTTATAATTTTGCAAATAGCAATTCAGATGACACCAATGGCATACTCTTATGAACAGAAAAAAAAGATACTTGACGGAAACTATTTTACAAATACAAAATCTGATATATTTTTAAAATACAATGATAATTTTGTCTACTTTAAAAGACTTATTCCTTTGAAAAAACAAGCAGAGGGAATTCATATTTATAAAGTTAAAGATGATGATATAGTTGAGACAATTATTGCAAAAAAGGCATATTTTCAAAATGATAAGTGGTATGTTCTTGATGTAAAAGTTGTTAAAAAACCAGAATTTATGAATTTTGAAACCTCTAAGCTTGAAGTTAGACATGAAAAATTTTTAGTTACCTTAGATGGATTTAAACCTAAAATTTTGGATAACGTATATGAAGATAAATCAAATTTTTCAGTTCTTGATGCAATCTCTGCTCTTTCACTTTTATCAAAGCAGGATATAAATACAGATAAAATTAGAGCAGCTATATATTATGATATATTTATGCCATTTTTTATAATACCTCTTATTATGTTGATTTTTATTTTTACTTCATATAATAGAAGATTTTTTAATATGGGGACTTTTACCTCATTTTCTATTTTCACTACATTAGTAGTTTGGGGAGTCTTTTTTATGCTTCACAAATTCTCAAATAGTGGAGTAATAAAACCCGAATTTTCACTTTTACTGCCAATGTTTCTTTGGTTTGTATTATCACTATTTATCTATAAAAGGAAGAGTAGAAATTAATGGCAAAAATAGAAGCTTATGGAATAGTTCTTTATAAGATTGAAAAAGGCAAAACAAAGATTTTATTATGTAAATCAGTAAAGAGTAGAGAGAAGTGGGGCTGTTTAAAAGGGGTTAAAACTTTTGGTGAAAACTCAAGAGAGTGTGCAAAAAGAGAGTTTCTTGAAGAGTGTTCAATTAAGGTAGAGACTTTCTTTTTTGAAGAGTATTTTGAACAAAGAAATGACAAAAAAAATATTGGTGTTTGGATTGTTGATGCAAACAAAATATCTAAGATTGATGAATATTTTGTTGAGGATAAACTTTTAGAAAAATATCTCTCTTGGGAAAACTCAAAAGCTAAATTTTTTGATATTGATAATTTGCCACCAATAAAAACAAAACAGATATTTTTAATAAAAAAGATTACGGATTTTTTGCGAAATAAGAGTCAATTCCATTAGCAATTCCAACTGCTAAAGCCTCTTGATATTTTTTATTAAATAATCTTTTACCCTCTTTTGGGTGAGTAATATAACCAATCTCAATTAAAACTGAAGGCATTTGTGCTCCAACTAGAACCCAAAAAGGACCCTCTCTAACACCACCATCTTCAACATCTTTATGAAGTAATCTTGTTTCATAAAGCATATTTCTCTGAATATCAATTGATAGTTTATGGGATGCTGTTATTCTTGGTCTATTAAGTGACTCTAAAAATGCTTTTTGTGTTGAACCACTCATATTGCTTATATCAGACTGATTTTCCAAAGCCGCAACTCTTTTTGCTCTTTCACTTCTTGCAGGGCTTAAGAAGAAAGTTTCAATCCCTTGAAGTTCTTTTATTTTTGATTTATGTGCTGCATTTGCATGGATAGAGACGAAAATATCTGCATGTTTATCATTTGCTAATACTGTTCTATTTCTAACTTTTATAAATCTATCACTATTTCTAGTAAGATAGACTTTATATCCTCTCTCTTTTAAAACAGACTCTAGATATTTTGTTACATTAAATACAGTATATTTCTCATACATTTTATCTTCACTACCAATGGCACCAGAGTCTTTTCCACCATGTCCTGCATCTAAAACTACAACTCTATTAAGACCTGGCTTATACACTTTTACAGCCTTTGAAATAGTAGCTTTATTTTTCTTTTTGTTTAAATCTAAAACCTTTAAAACAACTCTATTTCTATTTATAAAATAGATTGTTTTCAAATTTGTTTTATCTTCAAATAGGATCTCTAAAGTTTTTGAATCTTTCTGTTTTATAACTATTTGATCAACACCATTTATAGAGAGTTTAGTTGGATAAGCATCTTTAAAATTACCTTTTAGTTGGTAAATGTCTTGGAAAGTGTTTGAAGTTTTATCCTCTTTGAAATCAACAAAATCTTTTGTAATTGAGTCATAAAAATCGATAATAATCATATTATCTCTTGATACAACTGCTTTTATAGTATATTTTGAAGAGTCAGCATTATCATCTACTTTAGGTTTTTTTATATTATCTATTTTTTTTACATTTTCAATTTCATTTAGTTTAATTATCTTTGGTCTCTCTTTAGATACAGCTTGACCATCATATTTTTTTAACTCTTTTTCATATTTTGAGACATCTCTTTTAAGTTGTTTTCCAGTAGAGATTAATATTTTAAGATTTTTGATTTCAAGATTTTTATCATCATTTAATACAGCTTTTAGATAACCCATTCTAGCATGATTATAGCTATTTTCTAGGTTATCAACTGCAAAGAGTGATAGGTGTAATAAAAGAGTTAGAAGAATAAACTTTTTTAAAATTTTATTCTCCTTTTGTAAGTTTTTCCATTAATTCATGAACTGAGATAAGTTTATCTAGTCTATATCCATTTGAACCAGAGAAGAACAATCCCGTATCTAAATCACCTTTATAAGCTGCCCCTAATCTATCTGCAATACAGTAGCCTACAATTTTTGCTTCACGTCCTCTATTACAAGGTGCCACACAGTTTGATACACATGCAACTTTAGGAGCTGTTCCATCTTCCATTGATTCCTGAAGCTTAGTCATAACTCCTCTAGCTGGAAGACCAACAGGAGATTTCATAAGTTGAATATCTTCCTCTTTTGCATCAATAAGAACTTTTTTGAACTGTGCATCTGCATCACACTCAAAAGTTCCAATAAATCTTGTAGCCATTTGAACACCAGAACAACCCATTGCTAAAAATTTGTCAATATCATTTTTGTCCCAGATTCCACCAGCAGCTATTATTGGTAAATCTCCCCAATTTTTAGATTCTTCTATAACTTCTGGTACAATATTTTCTAATTGGTACTCCTCTTGGAAACATTGCTCATAAGTAAAACCTTGATGTCCTCCTGATTTTGGACCTTCAACAATTACTGCATCAGGAAGTTTATTATATCTTTTCCATTTTTTACAAATTAGTTTTAAAGCTCTTGCACTTGAAACTATTGGGATTAAAGCAACGTCAGGGAAATCTTTTGTAAATTCTGGCATATTTGTAGGAAGTCCAGCTCCTGTAATAATCATATTTATACCAGCTTCACAAGCATCTTTTACTACTCTTCCATAGTCATTTATTGCATACAAAACATTACAAGCAAGTGGAGCATCACCACAAATTTTTCTTGCATTATCTATTATTGCAGTTAGTGCTTCTTTTGAGTAGAAGTTGATTACATCAACGGGTTTATTTTTTCTAGTTTTGATATTAAAATCTTCAGTTTTATAATATCCTGTTCCCACAGCAGAAATAACTCCTAGTCCCCCTTCAAGACTAACAGTTCCAGCTAATTTGTCCCAACTAATTCCAACTCCCATTCCACCTTGGATAATTGGATGCTTTATTTCATATTTCCCTATTTTCAAACTTTGCCTTTATTTTATTATTATCTTAGCGAAACTTTTTTTACCTTTTTGTAAAATATATTCACCTATTTCTAAATTTAGTTTTTCGTCATTTACTTTTTCTTGATTTATACTAACTGCATTTGCTTTTATATCTCTTCTTGCTTGCGAAGTTGAACCAACTAATTGTGCATCAACTAAAGCTTGACAAAGCCAAATTCCAGATTCCATCTCATACTCTGGCATATCTGTAGGAATATCTTTATTTGCAAATACTTTTTCAAATTCCGCTTTTGCTTTTTCACCTTCACCTTCACCATGGAATCTCTCAACAATCTCCATAGCTAAAGCTTCTTTTACTTTTTTAGGGTGTAAAGTTCCATTTTCTACACCATTTTTTAACTCTTCAATCTCTTTTAAAGATTTTGAAGATAGAAGTTCATAATATCTCCACATTAATTCATCAGAAATTGAGAGTGTTTTCCCAAACATATCGTTTGGTTCATCTGTAACACCAATATAATTTCCTAAAGATTTTGACATCTTTTGAACCCCATCAAGTCCTTCTAAAATTGGCATCATAAGAACTGCTTGTTGTTTTCCAGTATTATACGCTTTTTGTAGAGTTCTTCCCATAAGTAAGTTAAACTTTTGATCTGTTCCACCAAGTTCTATATCTGTACCCATTGCAACAGAATCATATCCTTGAAGTAAGGGATAAGTAAATTCACTTACAGCAATTGGTGTATTGCTCGCATATCTTTTTGAAAAATCATCTCTTTCTAACATTCTTGCAACTGTTAAATGTGAAGCTAATGAGATAAGTCCACCTGTTCCTAACTCTTTTAACCATTTTGAGTTAAATTTTACTTCTGTTTTTTCTGGGTCTAAAATTTTGAAAACTTGTTCTTTATAACTTTGTGCATTTGCAATAACTTGTTCTTCTGTTAATACTTTTCTTGTTTCACTTTTTCCTGTAGGATCACCAATTGTTGCAGTAAAATCCCCAATTAAAAACTGAACTATTCCACCAAATTTTTGGAAAGTTGCCATTTTTTGAATAAGTACTGTATGTCCTAAGTGTAAATCTGGAGCAGTTGGATCAAATCCAGCTTTTACATAAAAATTTTCACCCTTTTCATAATAGTTTTTAATTAATATCTCTATTCTTTCAATATCAATAATTTCTGCAGTTCCTCTTTGAATCTCTGCAAGGGCTTCTTTTACTCTCTCTTCCATTCTCTTCTCTCTTATTTTTTAGTGTATGCATCTTTTTTTGAGAAAAACTCTATAACTTTTGCTTTTTTCTCTATAATTTTTCTAACCTCTTCAACATTTGCAATATTTATTTCAAACTCAATATCACAATATTGTCTATATGAGTGTCTCTCCCTACCATAGTCAACTGATAATATATATCCTTCATATTGACTCATATATGATAACAATCTTGCAAGCTCGCCTTTGGTATTTGGGAGGCTTACAACCATTTTATATTGGTAGAGTGTATCTTTTGTCCATTTACAAAGAAGCATTTGTTCATTGCTCATAATTTTTTTATAAGCTTTGTCACACATCTTATGGTGAATAACAGCTTTGTTTCCATCTCTAAAAGCTACTATTTCATCGCCAAATTTAGGGTGACAACAGTGGTCAAATGATACAGAATTAATACTAAAATTTGAATATAAAATCATATTATCAAATTTAAATTTCTTTATTTTTGTGGTGTAGATTTTAAATCTTGCTACAAAACCTCTATCTTCAATTATCTTTTTTTCAATTTCATGCTTTACATGTTTGAAATAATCAATAATTTGAGGCACTTTAAAAAGTGAGTCAAATTTGTATATAGAGGTTACATTATCCATATATTTAGAAAAAACAGTATTTATTATATTTCTTCCTGTTAGTTCATCAATCTCTTTGATTCTTTGAGAACAAAGAAGTCTTATCTGCTTTTTTGCCCTATTTGTTTTTACTAAATCTAGCCATGAACATCTAGGAATTGCATAATCAACAGTTTTTATTGAAACTATATCTGAACTATGAAGTTCTGTTAAAAGAGGCTTTTTAATTTTGTTTATATAACACTCAATGGCATTTTTACCAACATCTGTGTGAACTGCATAGGCAAAATCATAAGCGGTTGAACCTCTTGGGAGATTAAAAGTGTCTCCATGTGGTGAATATACAACTATCTCTTCAGCGTATAAATCATCTTTTGTATCTTGGTAAAACTCTTCTACATTATCATTTGAGTACTCTAATGATTTTAGCCAGTTCAAATTTGGTTGATGTTTTAAACCGCTTTTATATTTCCAGTGTGCTGCAATACCATACTCTGCAACTTTGTTCATCTCAAAAGTTCTAATTTGAACTTCATAGATTTTTGAGTTATAAAATACTGTTGTATGGATAGTTTGGTACCCGTTCTCTTTTGGTGTTGCCACATAATCTTTAAATCTAGATATTAGAGGTTTATACTCCAAGTGTAAAAATCCTAGAACTTTATAACAATCAATATCTTCAGGAACTAAAATCCTAATTGCTAAAAGGTCTAAAATCTCATCTATAGTTACACCTTTTCTTTGCATTTTTAAATATATTGAGTAGTAGTGTTTAATTCTGCTGTAGATTTGTACTTGGTTTAAATCAAAACCATTTTTCTCTAAAACTTTTTTTGTTGAAGAGATAAATTTATTAAAAGATAGTTGCATTGCATGTTGATGTTCTACCATAAAATCATCAATCTTTTTATACTCATTTGGGTAAATATATGAAAATGCTAAATCTTCCAAAGTATTTTTAACTGTTGATATCCCAAGCCTGTGAGCAATTGGTACATAAACTACAAGAGTCTCTTCCGCTATTCTTTGTTGTTTGTTTTCAGGAAGAGCTGAAAGGGTAAGCATATTGTGTAATCTATCACAAAGTTTTACTATTAAAACTCTTACATCATCAATTGAAGCAATAAGCATTTTTCTAAAAGTCATTGCTGAAGAGATGATTCTTTTGTCAGAATCCGATGGAATAAGCTCATGTTCCCTTATTGCATCAATTTTTGTTAATCCATCAACCAAATGGGCAACACCATCTCCCCATTTATCTCTAACAAACTCTAAAGAGTATTTTGTATCTTCCACCACATCATGAAGTAATGCAGAAGCAATTACATCTTCAGCAGTTGAGAAGTGTGAGACAACAGTTGCAACTAAAATTGGGTGAATAACGTAAGGTTCACCACTCTTTCTAAATTGACCTTCATGTGCCTTTATTGCAAAGTCAATTATCTCTTCAAGTTTTGGGCTAACTCTTGTTTCGTGGTGAAGTAGTGCTATAGCATCATCCAAAGTATTAATACTTTGGACTTTTTGAATAAATGGATCCATAAGTGTACCTAAGGTAATAAAGCTTTAAGGCTTTATTACTCTTTAGAAACCAAACCTTCGATTTTTAGAACTCCAGTTGCAATTTCATCAATTGCAATATCTGTATATTTCATATTTTGTGTATTTTTATCTAAAAGAGGTTTTGCACCTTTACTTAATTCATCTGCTC comes from the Halarcobacter ebronensis genome and includes:
- a CDS encoding RelA/SpoT family protein encodes the protein MDPFIQKVQSINTLDDAIALLHHETRVSPKLEEIIDFAIKAHEGQFRKSGEPYVIHPILVATVVSHFSTAEDVIASALLHDVVEDTKYSLEFVRDKWGDGVAHLVDGLTKIDAIREHELIPSDSDKRIISSAMTFRKMLIASIDDVRVLIVKLCDRLHNMLTLSALPENKQQRIAEETLVVYVPIAHRLGISTVKNTLEDLAFSYIYPNEYKKIDDFMVEHQHAMQLSFNKFISSTKKVLEKNGFDLNQVQIYSRIKHYYSIYLKMQRKGVTIDEILDLLAIRILVPEDIDCYKVLGFLHLEYKPLISRFKDYVATPKENGYQTIHTTVFYNSKIYEVQIRTFEMNKVAEYGIAAHWKYKSGLKHQPNLNWLKSLEYSNDNVEEFYQDTKDDLYAEEIVVYSPHGDTFNLPRGSTAYDFAYAVHTDVGKNAIECYINKIKKPLLTELHSSDIVSIKTVDYAIPRCSWLDLVKTNRAKKQIRLLCSQRIKEIDELTGRNIINTVFSKYMDNVTSIYKFDSLFKVPQIIDYFKHVKHEIEKKIIEDRGFVARFKIYTTKIKKFKFDNMILYSNFSINSVSFDHCCHPKFGDEIVAFRDGNKAVIHHKMCDKAYKKIMSNEQMLLCKWTKDTLYQYKMVVSLPNTKGELARLLSYMSQYEGYILSVDYGRERHSYRQYCDIEFEINIANVEEVRKIIEKKAKVIEFFSKKDAYTKK
- a CDS encoding DNA-directed RNA polymerase subunit omega, with amino-acid sequence MRLEERMSQALKKVNNDRYILAIAVGQRADELSKGAKPLLDKNTQNMKYTDIAIDEIATGVLKIEGLVSKE